From a region of the Rhipicephalus microplus isolate Deutch F79 chromosome X, USDA_Rmic, whole genome shotgun sequence genome:
- the LOC119176006 gene encoding uncharacterized protein LOC119176006 isoform X1, whose protein sequence is MPEVKRKMPCFMASESSETRLSTWTVLGAGVLTSLAVLGTYLTVAVHPAFLPLLILPMFGLCHVLVYPKEAKRGFIGPPVIRYAMPQEFRCTVLVAKPQPDYKSIPVEKNVRPQPTAAPVRPSTNCAAYCAPIVPAFQAPPPVISVM, encoded by the exons ATGCCCGAAGTCAAGCGCAAG ATGCCGTGCTTCATGGCCAGCGAGAGTAGCGAGACCAGGCTGTCCACCTGGACCGTGCTGGGTGCCGGGGTCCTGACCTCACTGGCCGTGCTGGGCACGTACCTGACAGTGGCGGTGCACCCCGCCTTCCTGCCGCTGCTCATCCTGCCGATGTTCGGCTTGTGCCACGTCCTCGTCTACCCGAAGGAGGCCAAGAGAGGCTTCATTGGGCCGCCGGTCATCCGCTACGCCATGCCCCAGGAGTTCCGCTGCACCGTGCTGGTGGCCAAACCGCAGCCTGACTACAAGAGTATTCCGGTGGAGAAGAACGTGCGGCCGCAGCCCACTGCTGCGCCCGTGCGACCGTCCACGAactgcgccgcctactgcgcACCCATTGTACCAGCATTCCAGGCTCCTCCACCGGTCATCTCCGTTATGTAG
- the LOC119176006 gene encoding uncharacterized protein LOC119176006 isoform X2 has protein sequence MPCFMASESSETRLSTWTVLGAGVLTSLAVLGTYLTVAVHPAFLPLLILPMFGLCHVLVYPKEAKRGFIGPPVIRYAMPQEFRCTVLVAKPQPDYKSIPVEKNVRPQPTAAPVRPSTNCAAYCAPIVPAFQAPPPVISVM, from the coding sequence ATGCCGTGCTTCATGGCCAGCGAGAGTAGCGAGACCAGGCTGTCCACCTGGACCGTGCTGGGTGCCGGGGTCCTGACCTCACTGGCCGTGCTGGGCACGTACCTGACAGTGGCGGTGCACCCCGCCTTCCTGCCGCTGCTCATCCTGCCGATGTTCGGCTTGTGCCACGTCCTCGTCTACCCGAAGGAGGCCAAGAGAGGCTTCATTGGGCCGCCGGTCATCCGCTACGCCATGCCCCAGGAGTTCCGCTGCACCGTGCTGGTGGCCAAACCGCAGCCTGACTACAAGAGTATTCCGGTGGAGAAGAACGTGCGGCCGCAGCCCACTGCTGCGCCCGTGCGACCGTCCACGAactgcgccgcctactgcgcACCCATTGTACCAGCATTCCAGGCTCCTCCACCGGTCATCTCCGTTATGTAG